In one window of Camelina sativa cultivar DH55 chromosome 15, Cs, whole genome shotgun sequence DNA:
- the LOC104747336 gene encoding transcription factor bHLH84-like has product MEAMGEWSTGLGGMYTEEADFMNQLLASYEQPCGGSSSETTTTLAAYHHGQGSQWTGGFCFSQESSSYSGYCTVVPQQEEDDNRMEDSTINTDLYLVGEETCECDVAEYSRKGLLPLENAEESHDHSVLQPENSLTTTIDEKLLRPCESSKKRMRATSSDKNKRANKTRRSQKGVEMSGDNDNSGEEEDTEKAAGKRNTKPSKSQKTCCSDDESNGGDTFISKEDGEDSKALNLNGKTRASRGAATDPQSLYARKRRERINERLRILQNLVPNGTKVDISTMLEEAVQYVKFLQLQIKLLSSDDLWMYAPIAYNGMDIGLDLKLNALTR; this is encoded by the exons ATGGAAGCCATGGGAGAATGGAGCACCGGCCTAGGCGGAATGTATACAGAAGAAGCTGACTTCATGAATCAGCTCCTTGCCTCCTATGAGCAACCTTGTGGCGGTTCATCTTCAGAGACAACCACCACACTCGCAGCCTACCACCACGGCCAGGGTTCTCAGTGGACTGGCGGCTTTTGCTTCTCCCAGGAAAGCAGCAGCTACAGTGGTTACTGCACGGTTGTgccacaacaagaagaagacgataaTAGGATGGAGGACTCGACGATCAACACGGACTTGTACCTAGTTGGTGAAGAGACGTGTGAATGTGACGTGGCCGAATACTCCCGTAAGGGCCTCTTGCCTTTGGAGAATGCTGAAGAAAGCCACGACCATAGTGTACTCCAGCCTGAGAACTCCTTGACAACGACCATTGATGAAAAATTGTTAAGACCATGCGAGAGTTCAAAGAAGAGGATGCGTGCCACATCAAGTGAT AAGAACAAGAGAGCCAATAAGACGCGGAGGAGCCAGAAAGGCGTAGAGATGAGTGGCGATAATGACAATagcggcgaagaagaagatacggAGAAGGCTGCAGGGAAGAGAAACACCAAACCGTCTAAGTCGCAAAAGACTTGTTGTTCGGATGATGAATCAAACGGTGGAGACACTTTCATATCCAAAGAAGATGGCGAGGACTCAAAGGCTCTCAACCTCAACGGCAAGACTAGGGCCAGCCGCGGCGCTGCCACAGATCCTCAAAGCCTTTACGCAAGg aaaagaagagagaggataAACGAGAGGCTAAGGATTTTGCAAAATCTTGTCCCTAATGGAACAAAg gTCGATATTAGCACAATGTTGGAAGAAGCAGTACAATACGTAAAATTTCTACAGCTCCAAATTAAG TTATTGAGCTCTGATGATCTATGGATGTACGCGCCCATTGCTTACAACGGGATGGACATTGGCCTTGACCTAAAACTCAATGCACTAACCAGATGA
- the LOC104747335 gene encoding adenylyl-sulfate kinase 1, chloroplastic — translation MIAAGAKSLLGLSIASPKGLSDRNSLSSNSRSVGVVRSCVSMDGSQTLSHNTNGSFPELKSINGKKQGPLSTVGNSTNIKWHECPVEKVDRQRLLDQKGCVIWVTGLSGSGKSTLACALNQMLYKKGKLCYILDGDNVRHGLNRDLSFKAEDRAENIRRVGEVAKLFADAGIICIASLISPYRTDRDACRNLLPEGDFVEVFMDVSLEVCEARDPKGLYKLARAGKIKGFTGIDDPYEPPLNCEISLGREGSGTSPIEMAEVIVGYLENKGYLQA, via the exons ATGATTGCCGCCGGAGCTAAATCGCTACTAGGTCTTTCGATTGCTTCTCCAAAAGGGCTTTCTGATAGAAATTCATTGAGTAGTAATTCAAGATCCGTCGGTGTTGTTCGTTCTTGTGTTTCTATGGATGGATCTCAAACTCTGAGTCATAACACAAATGGGTCTTTTCCTGAGCTCAAATCTATTAATG GGAAAAAACAAGGTCCATTGTCTACGGTTGGAAACTCGACGAACATAAAGTGGCATGAGTGTCCTGTTGAGAAAGTTGATCGACAGAGATTGCTTGATCAGAAAGGATGTGTGATTTGGGTCACCGGTCTTAGTGGTTCAG GGAAGAGTACTTTGGCTTGTGCTTTGAACCAAATGTTGTACAAAAAGGGGAAGCTTTGTTATATTCTTGATGGGGATAATGTTAGGCATGGCTTAAACCGTGATCTCAGCTTTAAAGCTGAGGATCGTGCTGAGAACATTCGTAGAGTCG GAGAGGTTGCTAAGCTTTTTGCGGATGCTGGAATTATCTGCATTGCGAGTTTAATATCTCCTTACAGAACAGACAGGGATGCTTGTCGAAATTTACTCCCCGAGGGAGATTTTGTTGAG GTGTTCATGGATGTATCGCTTGAAGTTTGTGAGGCGAGGGATCCTAAGGGTCTTTACAAGCTAGCTCGTGCAGGAAAGATCAAAG GTTTTACCGGGATCGATGACCCTTACGAGCCACCATTGAACTGCGAG ATTTCTCTAGGACGCGAAGGATCAGGAACTTCTCCCATCGAAATGGCTGAAGTTATCGTTGGATACTTAGAAAACAAGGGTTATCTTCAGGCATAA